A section of the Oreochromis aureus strain Israel breed Guangdong linkage group 22, ZZ_aureus, whole genome shotgun sequence genome encodes:
- the tomm40l gene encoding mitochondrial import receptor subunit TOM40B, giving the protein MGSVLAASSPNPPPPASGGTPAPGLTVPPGFGMPPVSAVIPQTGEASAQQQESENALPNPGAFDECHRKCKEVFPLQMEGVKLVVNKGLSNHFQVIHTVLLSTTGDSLYRFGATYVGSKQTGPAESFPVMVGDMDNSGSLNAQIIHQITNRIRSKVAFQTQQHKFVNWQGDAEFRGEDFTATVTLGNPDVLVGSGIVVAHYLQSITPALALGGELVYHRRPGEEGSVMSLVGRYTGNNYIATLTLGSAGAHASYYHKANDQLQVGVEFEASARMQDTSVSFGYQLDVPKANLQFKGSIDSNWIVGATLEKKLLPLPLSLALSGFLNHRKNKFQCGFGVTIG; this is encoded by the exons ATGGGCAGTGTTTTGGCTGCCAGCTCCCCCAacccaccaccaccagcctcGGGCGGCACTCCTGCCCCTGGCTTGACGGTGCCACCGGGCTTTGGGATGCCTCCGGTTTCCGCAGTTATACCCCAGACTGGGGAAGCCTCTGCTCAGCAGCAGGAGTCAGAAAATGCTTTGCCCAATCCGGGAGCGTTTGACGAGTGTCATCGGAAATGCAAAG AGGTTTTTCCTTTGCAGATGGAAGGCGTGAAGCTAGTTGTTAATAAAGGTCTTAGCAATCACTTCCAG GTGATTCATACTGTGCTGCTGAGCACCACTGGAGATTCCCTCTACAGGTTCGGTGCTACGTATGTTGGATCAAAGCAGACGGGTCCAGCAGAG tcttttccAGTCATGGTGGGAGACATGGACAACAGCGGCAGCCTTAACGCCCAGATCATCCACCAGATCACCAACAGGATACGATCCAAAGTGGCCTTCCAG ACACAGCAACACAAATTTGTGAACTGGCAGGGCGACGCTGAGTTCAGGGGAGAAGATTTTACTGCAACTGTCACACTCGGAAACCCAGACGTCCTTGTTGGCTCTG GTATCGTCGTCGCACACTACCTCCAGTCCATAACGCCGGCTCTGGCTCTGGGAGGGGAGCTGGTTTACCACCGCAGGCCTGGAGAGGAGGGCTCAGTAATGTCTTTAGTTGGCAGATACACAG GCAACAACTACATCGCCACCTTAACACTCGGCTCAGCAGGAGCTCATGCATCTTACTACCATAAAGCCAACGATCAG TTACAGGTCGGTGTGGAGTTTGAGGCGAGTGCCCGCATGCAAGACACCAGTGTGTCGTTTGGCTACCAGCTAGATGTCCCTAAAGCAAATTTACAATTTAAAG GTTCAATTGACAGTAACTGGATAGTTGGGGCAACGTTGGAAAAGAAGTTGCTCCCACTGCCCCTCTCTCTGGCCCTCTCCGGCTTCCTCAACCACCGCAAAAACAAGTTCCAGTGCGGCTTTGGCGTCACCATCGGTTAG
- the LOC116318891 gene encoding probable ATP-dependent RNA helicase ddx6: MATARTENVGPVVMGLNKQNGQLRGQTKPAAVQPAPTTQVKTLGAPQKAGGASQDGGGIKFGDDWKKSLQLPPKDNRVKTSDVTSTKGNEFEDYCLKRELLMGIFEMGWEKPSPIQEESIPIALSGRDILARAKNGTGKSGAYLIPLLERIDLKKDHIQAVVMVPTRELALQMSQICIQLSKHLGGVKVMATTGGTNLRDDIMRLDETVHVVIATPGRILDLIKKGVAKVDKVQMMVMDEADKLLSQDFVVLIEDIISFLAKNRQILLYSATFPISVQKFMAKHLQKPYEINLMEELTLKGITQYYAYVTERQKVHCLNTLFSRLQINQSIIFCNSTQRVELLAKKITQLGYSCFYIHAKMMQEYRNRVFHDFRNGLCRNLVCTDLFTRGIDIQAVNVVINFDFPKNAETYLHRIGRSGRFGHLGLAINLITSEDRFNLKAIEDQLVTDIKPIPSSIDKSLYVAEYHSTSGDCDVEEVEEKRQQDST; this comes from the exons ATGGCAACCGCCAGAACAGAAAATGTGGGCCCGGTCGTCATGGGACTGAATAAGCAGAACGGGCAGCTCAGAGGGCAGACCAAACCAGCTGCAGTCCAGCCAGCACCAACAACTCAAGTAAAGACTTTGGGTGCTCCCCAGAAAGCAGGAGGAGCCTCTCAGGACGGAGGTGGTATTAAGTTTGGAGATGACTGGAAAAAGAGCCTACAGCTCCCTCCCAAAGACAACAGGGTCAAAACCTCA GATGTGACGTCCACAAAGGGGAATGAGTTTGAAGATTATTGTCTCAAAAGAGAACTCCTGATGGGCATCTTTGAGATGGGTTGGGAGAAACCTTCCCCTATTCAG GAGGAGAGCATTCCCATCGCCCTGTCTGGACGGGACATTCTGGCCCGAGCCAAGAATGGAACAGGGAAAAGTGGAGCCTATCTCATCCCACTGCTGGAAAGGATAGACCTGAAAAAGGACCACATACAGG CCGTTGTCATGGTGCCCACTCGTGAGCTGGCACTACAGATGAGCCAGATCTGCATCCAGCTCAGCAAACACCTGGGAGGAGTCAAAGTCATGGCCACCACCGGGGGCACCAACCTGAGAGATGACATCATGCGTCTGGATGAGACTG TGCATGTGGTCATCGCCACGCCTGGCAGGATCCTGGACTTGATAAAGAAGGGAGTGGCAAAGGTGGATAAAGTCCAGATGATGGTGATGGATGAG GCGGATAAGCTGCTGTCTCAGGATTTTGTGGTGCTCATTGAAGATATTATTAGTTTCCTGGCCAAGAACAGACAGATCCTGCTCTACTCTGCAACCTTCCCCATCAGTGTGCAGAAGTTCATG GCCAAGCACCTTCAGAAGCCCTATGAGATAAACCTGATGGAGGAGCTGACTCTGAAGGGCATTACTCAGTACTATGCCTACGTCACAGAGAGGCAGAAAGTTCACTGCCTCAACACACTCTTCTCCAGG CTTCAAATCAACCAGTCAATCATCTTCTGTAACTCCACTCAGAGAGTGGAGCTCTTGGCCAAGAAGATCACTCAGCTGGGCTACTCCTGCTTCTACATCCACGCTAAAATGATGCAG GAATACAGAAACCGTGTGTTCCACGACTTCAGAAATGGACTGTGCAGAAATCTGGTGTGCACTG ATCTGTTCACCAGAGGAATTGACATTCAGGCGGTAAACGTGGTTATCAACTTCGACTTCCCGAAGAACGCCGAGACTTACCTCCATCGTATTGGAAGATCAG GGCGGTTTGGTCACCTGGGCTTGGCCATCAACCTGATCACATCGGAGGATCGCTTCAACCTGAAGGCCATTGAAGACCAGCTGGTGACCGACATTAAGCCCATTCCCAGCAGCATCGACAAGAGCCTCTATGTGGCCGAGTACCACTCAACTAGCGGGGATTGTGACGTGGAGGAGGTCGAGGAGAAGCGCCAACAGGACAGCACCTAA